A DNA window from Andrena cerasifolii isolate SP2316 chromosome 16, iyAndCera1_principal, whole genome shotgun sequence contains the following coding sequences:
- the LOC143377835 gene encoding serine protease inhibitor 88Ea isoform X3, which produces MFIKPAMSVFPVLLLLSSASAQCLTGNDSPQMMNPASKKALTDARFGFALDSLKKTTLIEARDNIFYSPHSIHQALSLAYFGSRGTTDEALRKALHIPNDLSKVDVQRYYAYENSLKLDSQANATDYEYNSANRLWISDKKRVRECMLDFFGDQLEKTDFQTNPAAVRDRINGWVSNMTKGHIRDLLPAGSIDESTDLVLANAVYFKGLWQSRFDPANSKKDLFYSSGSQNSMVTFMKQKGTFNHLISEMLGAHILELPYKGEQISMFVLLPPFATARSADGGDRAPSDRDGVRQLIERISTDEGSTELREILDYGVPPREVEVFLPRFEIEKELPLGALLHALGAGELVTANAADLRGFVEDGEPSPHLGDAVHRARIEVTEEGTTAAAATALFTFRSGRPLQPAIFNANHPFVYFIYDKPMRTVMFAGVYRAPNPPQSTPA; this is translated from the exons ATGTTTATCAAACCG GCGATGTCGGTGTTTCCAGTGCTCCTGCTGCTGAGCAGCGCCTCAGCGCAGTGCCTGACGGGCAACGACAGCCCGCAGATGATGAACCCTGCCTCGAAGAAGGCGTTGACCGACGCTAGGTTCGGCTTCGCCCTGGACAGCCTGAAGAAGACCACGCTGATTGAAGCGCGCGACAACATTTTCTACAGCCCCCATAGCATCCACCAGGCGCTGAGCTTGGCGTACTTCGGCTCCCGAGGCACCACCGACGAGGCCCTGAGGAAGGCCTTGCACATACCGAACGACCTGTCCAAGGTCGACGTGCAACGATACTACGCATACGAGAACTCCCTCAAGCTAGACTCCCAG GCTAACGCGACTGACTATGAGTACAATTCGGCGAATCGATTGTGGATATCCGACAAGAAGAGAGTAAGAGAGTGTATGCTGGACTTTTTTGGCGACCAGCTGGAGAAGACAGATTTCCAAACAAATCCGGCTGCCGTCCGTGATCGAATCAATGGGTGGGTTAGTAATATGACCAAGGGACACATCCGCGACCTGCTGCCTGCTGGCAGTATCGATGAAAGCACCGATTTGGTGTTGGCGAACGCGGTTTACTTCAAAGGCCTCTGGCAAAGTCGCTTCGACCCTGCAAATTCGAAGAAGGATTTATTCTACAGTTCTGGGTCCCAGAATTCTATGGTCACGTTCATGAAGCAGAAGGGGACGTTTAATCACC TGATCTCCGAGATGCTCGGCGCGCACATCCTCGAGCTGCCCTACAAGGGTGAGCAAATCTCCATGTTCGTTTTGCTGCCGCCATTCGCCACCGCGAGATCCGCCGACGGGGGTGATCGAGCGCCCAGCGACCGCGACGGCGTGCGCCAGTTGATCGAGCGTATCTCCACTGACGAAGGGTCCACGGAGCTGCGCGAGATCCTCGACTACGGTGTGCCCCCGCGCGAGGTGGAGGTGTTCCTACCGCGCTTCGAGATCGAGAAGGAGCTACCGTTAGGCGCGCTGTTGCACGCCCTAGGCGCCGGCGAGCTGGTGACGGCCAACGCGGCTGACCTGCGCGGCTTCGTCGAGGACGGCGAGCCGTCGCCGCACCTCGGCGACGCTGTCCACCGTGCGCGCATCGAGGTCACCGAGGAGGGCACCACGGCGGCCGCTGCGACCGCGCTCTTCACCTTCCGCTCCGGCAGGCCGCTGCAGCCCGCAATCTTCAACGCCAACCACCCCTTCGTTTACTTCATCTACGACAAACCGATGCGCACAGTCATGTTCGCCGGGGTCTACCGCGCCCCCAATCCTCCGCAGAGCACGCCCGCTTGA
- the LOC143377835 gene encoding serine protease inhibitor 88Ea isoform X1: MKWITISCILCVFGCFKEFRPSESFVTDYLTGPWKNFTDTQAMSVFPVLLLLSSASAQCLTGNDSPQMMNPASKKALTDARFGFALDSLKKTTLIEARDNIFYSPHSIHQALSLAYFGSRGTTDEALRKALHIPNDLSKVDVQRYYAYENSLKLDSQANATDYEYNSANRLWISDKKRVRECMLDFFGDQLEKTDFQTNPAAVRDRINGWVSNMTKGHIRDLLPAGSIDESTDLVLANAVYFKGLWQSRFDPANSKKDLFYSSGSQNSMVTFMKQKGTFNHLISEMLGAHILELPYKGEQISMFVLLPPFATARSADGGDRAPSDRDGVRQLIERISTDEGSTELREILDYGVPPREVEVFLPRFEIEKELPLGALLHALGAGELVTANAADLRGFVEDGEPSPHLGDAVHRARIEVTEEGTTAAAATALFTFRSGRPLQPAIFNANHPFVYFIYDKPMRTVMFAGVYRAPNPPQSTPA; encoded by the exons GCGATGTCGGTGTTTCCAGTGCTCCTGCTGCTGAGCAGCGCCTCAGCGCAGTGCCTGACGGGCAACGACAGCCCGCAGATGATGAACCCTGCCTCGAAGAAGGCGTTGACCGACGCTAGGTTCGGCTTCGCCCTGGACAGCCTGAAGAAGACCACGCTGATTGAAGCGCGCGACAACATTTTCTACAGCCCCCATAGCATCCACCAGGCGCTGAGCTTGGCGTACTTCGGCTCCCGAGGCACCACCGACGAGGCCCTGAGGAAGGCCTTGCACATACCGAACGACCTGTCCAAGGTCGACGTGCAACGATACTACGCATACGAGAACTCCCTCAAGCTAGACTCCCAG GCTAACGCGACTGACTATGAGTACAATTCGGCGAATCGATTGTGGATATCCGACAAGAAGAGAGTAAGAGAGTGTATGCTGGACTTTTTTGGCGACCAGCTGGAGAAGACAGATTTCCAAACAAATCCGGCTGCCGTCCGTGATCGAATCAATGGGTGGGTTAGTAATATGACCAAGGGACACATCCGCGACCTGCTGCCTGCTGGCAGTATCGATGAAAGCACCGATTTGGTGTTGGCGAACGCGGTTTACTTCAAAGGCCTCTGGCAAAGTCGCTTCGACCCTGCAAATTCGAAGAAGGATTTATTCTACAGTTCTGGGTCCCAGAATTCTATGGTCACGTTCATGAAGCAGAAGGGGACGTTTAATCACC TGATCTCCGAGATGCTCGGCGCGCACATCCTCGAGCTGCCCTACAAGGGTGAGCAAATCTCCATGTTCGTTTTGCTGCCGCCATTCGCCACCGCGAGATCCGCCGACGGGGGTGATCGAGCGCCCAGCGACCGCGACGGCGTGCGCCAGTTGATCGAGCGTATCTCCACTGACGAAGGGTCCACGGAGCTGCGCGAGATCCTCGACTACGGTGTGCCCCCGCGCGAGGTGGAGGTGTTCCTACCGCGCTTCGAGATCGAGAAGGAGCTACCGTTAGGCGCGCTGTTGCACGCCCTAGGCGCCGGCGAGCTGGTGACGGCCAACGCGGCTGACCTGCGCGGCTTCGTCGAGGACGGCGAGCCGTCGCCGCACCTCGGCGACGCTGTCCACCGTGCGCGCATCGAGGTCACCGAGGAGGGCACCACGGCGGCCGCTGCGACCGCGCTCTTCACCTTCCGCTCCGGCAGGCCGCTGCAGCCCGCAATCTTCAACGCCAACCACCCCTTCGTTTACTTCATCTACGACAAACCGATGCGCACAGTCATGTTCGCCGGGGTCTACCGCGCCCCCAATCCTCCGCAGAGCACGCCCGCTTGA